Proteins found in one Mycoplasmopsis bovigenitalium genomic segment:
- a CDS encoding ABC transporter ATP-binding protein, with the protein MSNIDLIKTNPLKEGLLLDIENLRVDFKNGRKNFIRIVRGLDLKIRKGEIVGLVGESGSGKSVTSKALINVNDGAYFLADKMQIEDLDLNKIKKENLWQKIRGHYIGYIPQDPLTSLNPTRKIGKQLLDALNLNPEWKEKSYVEKRNYLVSLLDEFGLRDADAVFDRYPHTLSGGMKQRVVIAMVVALKPKLIIADEPTTALDPTVQASVLALFERIRQTMNISIILISHNISVVAKFCDYIYVMYAGKIVERGTRKQIFTDPRHPYTWALISAIPENSQERLYSIKGTPPDMANLPLGDPFAPRNEYALEIDFLKEPPLLPVEARHDAATWLLHPDAPKIEIPQDLKVRLESFRKVFVDDEN; encoded by the coding sequence ATGTCAAATATAGATTTAATTAAAACTAATCCACTTAAAGAAGGTTTACTTTTAGATATTGAAAATTTAAGAGTCGACTTCAAAAATGGTCGCAAAAATTTCATTAGAATTGTTCGTGGCTTAGATTTAAAAATCAGAAAAGGTGAAATTGTAGGACTAGTTGGCGAATCAGGTTCAGGTAAATCAGTTACATCAAAAGCATTAATAAATGTCAATGATGGCGCTTATTTTCTTGCCGATAAAATGCAAATTGAAGATCTTGATTTAAATAAAATTAAAAAAGAAAATTTATGACAAAAAATTAGAGGACACTACATTGGTTATATACCCCAAGACCCTCTTACTTCATTGAATCCAACCCGTAAAATCGGTAAACAACTTTTAGACGCTTTGAATTTAAATCCAGAGTGAAAAGAAAAAAGTTATGTTGAAAAAAGAAACTATTTAGTATCTCTACTTGATGAGTTTGGTTTAAGAGATGCGGACGCTGTTTTTGATAGATATCCACATACACTTTCTGGTGGTATGAAGCAGCGTGTAGTTATTGCAATGGTTGTTGCACTAAAACCTAAATTAATTATTGCTGACGAGCCAACTACTGCACTTGACCCAACAGTTCAAGCTTCAGTTCTTGCTTTGTTTGAAAGAATTAGACAAACAATGAACATTTCAATAATTTTAATTAGTCATAACATTAGTGTTGTTGCTAAATTCTGTGACTATATTTATGTTATGTACGCTGGCAAAATTGTTGAAAGAGGAACTAGAAAACAGATTTTTACAGACCCTAGACACCCATATACTTGAGCATTGATTTCGGCAATACCTGAAAACAGTCAAGAGCGTCTTTATTCAATTAAAGGTACTCCACCAGACATGGCAAACTTGCCACTAGGCGATCCTTTTGCACCAAGAAATGAGTATGCACTGGAAATTGATTTTCTTAAAGAGCCGCCTTTATTGCCAGTTGAAGCACGCCATGATGCAGCAACTTGACTTTTACACCCAGATGCACCAAAAATTGAAATTCCACAAGATTTAAAAGTTAGATTAGAAAGCTTTAGAAAGGTATTTGTAGACGATGAAAACTAA
- a CDS encoding ATP-binding cassette domain-containing protein, whose translation MKTNKPILEIQSLKKYFSNAGIVNKAVDDISFSVNKGEIVGLIGESGSGKTTVGRSLMRLYEDFNGFVTLDGKVISGRRISRSRTKFLRKNIQMIFQDPHASLNGQKNIYSTLKEPLIVNGIIKNKINDIFKDWVDIKEMYFYTFQKKYQSLELQNLKSINELAKDFFPYWLAKLQNYKIDDSISLEDNFNAYFGYLEQKQTMESQIVSNLYSNTDELMSFYYEKQNDFRNSNLELDESELKAAKDEYLKTLKLSKMSLKQYNSIKNVSIWKQEISDIKKAFKEEKNTVVNTFNNFIDEFKKDSIIYRNAKLLSTNLDIYSHNLKNQLLTKKLRSLVKELKSHLLSLKYTQARELISEIQSYSKDFFTKHLQELKYSPELKNTILALINEKFVFDSTKWHELNKKNFDQYIAQINSLRKKIDKNSKGFDKHKKSATPQDVEIAKEKYEKAKIVIKQMLDEYVILHKKEFAQLLSEVEIERKEYLGLKDIQSETNALVAQAHKKFIAHLQENLKQLIQSKADKTSISEYSKLIKIYESKYKSKLLTLKSFEIEVKYLNKDIKAIKVLLGIDTENAVDSKIIKFFKKISGNIIAKILISNLLIKTSIYKSLEDVGLLKQFAYRYPHEFSGGQRQRIVIARALITEPKVIVADEPIASLDISIQAQVVNLLKDLCEKKNIGMIFIAHDLSMIEYIANRVQIMHYGKIVESGDTQKVYSKPIHPYTINLFKAIPKISNANEKFENISFELDYFKGQAYPNIPELFKVEENHFIYGTQEQAAEWSKPFGLTVEKVK comes from the coding sequence ATGAAAACTAATAAACCAATATTAGAGATTCAATCTCTTAAAAAATACTTTAGTAATGCTGGAATAGTCAATAAAGCTGTTGATGATATTAGTTTTAGTGTAAATAAGGGCGAAATTGTTGGGCTAATTGGTGAATCAGGCTCGGGTAAAACAACTGTTGGTCGTTCATTAATGCGTTTATATGAAGACTTTAATGGATTTGTTACACTTGATGGCAAAGTTATTAGTGGACGTAGAATTTCGCGTTCTAGAACTAAATTTTTACGTAAAAATATTCAAATGATTTTTCAAGACCCTCATGCTTCACTTAATGGTCAGAAAAATATTTATTCGACATTAAAAGAACCATTAATTGTCAATGGAATAATCAAAAATAAAATAAATGATATTTTCAAAGACTGAGTTGATATTAAAGAAATGTACTTTTACACATTTCAAAAGAAATATCAATCACTTGAATTGCAAAATTTAAAATCAATTAATGAGTTAGCTAAAGATTTTTTCCCTTACTGACTAGCTAAATTACAAAATTACAAAATTGATGATTCAATTTCTTTAGAAGATAATTTCAACGCTTATTTTGGCTATCTTGAACAAAAACAAACGATGGAAAGTCAAATTGTAAGTAATTTATACTCAAATACTGATGAATTAATGAGTTTTTACTATGAAAAACAAAACGATTTTAGAAATAGCAATCTAGAATTAGATGAAAGCGAATTAAAAGCTGCTAAAGATGAATATTTAAAGACTTTAAAATTGTCAAAAATGTCTTTAAAACAATACAATTCAATCAAAAATGTATCAATATGAAAACAAGAAATATCTGATATTAAAAAAGCTTTTAAAGAAGAAAAAAATACAGTTGTCAATACTTTTAACAACTTTATTGATGAATTCAAAAAAGATTCAATAATTTATCGAAATGCTAAATTACTATCAACAAATTTAGATATTTATTCACACAATCTAAAAAATCAACTTTTAACTAAAAAACTAAGATCACTTGTTAAAGAGTTAAAAAGTCACTTGTTGTCGCTAAAATATACTCAAGCTCGTGAATTAATTAGTGAAATTCAATCTTATTCGAAAGATTTTTTCACTAAACACTTACAAGAATTAAAATATTCTCCAGAATTAAAAAATACAATATTAGCATTAATTAACGAAAAATTTGTTTTTGATTCAACAAAATGACATGAATTAAATAAGAAAAATTTTGACCAATATATTGCCCAAATCAATTCATTACGTAAAAAAATTGACAAGAACTCAAAAGGCTTTGATAAACATAAAAAATCTGCTACTCCACAAGATGTTGAAATAGCAAAAGAAAAATATGAAAAAGCAAAAATAGTCATCAAACAAATGCTTGACGAGTATGTAATTCTACATAAAAAAGAATTCGCACAACTTTTAAGCGAGGTTGAAATTGAACGTAAAGAATATTTAGGCTTAAAAGATATTCAAAGTGAAACAAATGCGCTTGTTGCGCAAGCACACAAAAAATTCATTGCACATTTACAAGAGAATTTAAAACAATTAATTCAATCAAAAGCCGACAAAACTTCAATAAGTGAATACTCAAAATTAATAAAAATTTATGAATCAAAATACAAATCTAAATTATTAACTTTAAAATCATTTGAAATTGAAGTTAAATATTTAAATAAAGATATCAAAGCAATTAAAGTATTGCTTGGTATTGATACAGAAAATGCAGTTGATTCAAAAATAATTAAATTTTTCAAGAAAATTTCGGGCAATATTATTGCCAAAATATTAATTTCAAATCTATTAATAAAAACTTCGATATATAAATCACTTGAAGATGTTGGTCTATTAAAACAATTTGCATACCGTTATCCTCATGAATTTAGTGGGGGCCAACGTCAAAGAATTGTTATTGCTCGTGCTCTAATAACTGAACCTAAAGTTATTGTTGCTGATGAACCTATTGCTTCATTAGACATTTCAATTCAAGCTCAAGTCGTCAACCTTCTAAAAGACCTTTGTGAGAAGAAAAATATTGGCATGATTTTTATCGCTCATGACTTATCAATGATCGAATATATTGCTAACAGAGTACAGATTATGCACTATGGAAAAATAGTTGAATCAGGAGATACTCAAAAAGTTTACTCAAAACCAATCCACCCATATACAATTAACCTATTCAAGGCAATACCGAAAATATCTAACGCAAATGAAAAATTTGAAAACATTAGTTTTGAGTTAGATTATTTCAAAGGGCAAGCATACCCAAATATTCCTGAATTGTTTAAAGTAGAGGAAAATCACTTCATTTATGGCACTCAAGAACAAGCCGCAGAATGATCTAAACCTTTTGGTTTAACAGTTGAAAAGGTAAAATAA
- a CDS encoding DUF3899 domain-containing protein: MKNRKWLHLITVLVSLIVSSIYFIVSYYQKKYNGNVYKILSDTFFICGVICLAYGVFILSFKLGLGSGLISISQRNRENRLKRRIQRLELGQSNQESRAEIKILNNELQSINNKSIARNNAQSNKLVFLIIIAIAVVLIIIGIIFAFI; encoded by the coding sequence ATGAAAAATCGCAAATGACTACACCTTATTACAGTGCTTGTATCACTTATTGTTTCAAGTATATATTTTATTGTTTCATATTATCAAAAAAAATATAACGGAAATGTATATAAAATTTTAAGTGATACTTTTTTCATTTGTGGTGTAATTTGCCTTGCTTATGGAGTATTCATTCTTTCTTTTAAACTTGGTTTAGGTTCTGGATTAATTAGTATTAGTCAGCGTAACCGTGAAAATCGATTAAAACGCAGAATTCAAAGACTAGAATTGGGACAATCAAACCAAGAATCGCGAGCAGAAATTAAAATTTTAAACAATGAATTACAAAGCATCAATAACAAATCCATTGCAAGAAATAATGCTCAAAGCAATAAATTAGTTTTTTTGATAATAATTGCTATTGCAGTTGTACTAATAATAATTGGAATTATTTTTGCTTTTATTTAA
- a CDS encoding ABC transporter ATP-binding protein: protein MKTQDSFDNDEIIVIKDLQKSFKKNKALKGVSFSVKRGELFGYLGLNGAGKTVTLNIILGLLKRDKGQVFINGLSIDKNQLDIRNQVGIVFQESILDPELSIRENLMVRATLYKDYMQGESVASVVDKIINEFQLNDFASHRYGTLSGGQKRRADIARALVHSPNILFLDEPTTGLDPNSRKLVWQILKKIQKTRKLTIMLTTHYMEEADDCSRVIILEKGQKLVEDTPAALKVKYSSSILRIYQMTDKLKELITQSKNINYEVENGIYIIRFDSAAQGHEFVTRNIAQLKDFEFNKGTMDEVFLNVTQKGHK from the coding sequence ATGAAAACACAAGATAGCTTTGATAATGATGAAATAATAGTGATAAAGGATTTGCAAAAAAGCTTTAAAAAAAATAAAGCACTAAAAGGTGTTTCATTTAGTGTTAAAAGAGGGGAGTTATTTGGCTATTTAGGTCTAAACGGGGCCGGGAAAACAGTTACATTAAACATTATTCTAGGACTATTAAAAAGAGATAAAGGACAAGTTTTTATCAATGGTTTGAGCATAGATAAAAACCAACTTGATATTAGAAATCAAGTAGGTATTGTCTTTCAAGAATCAATTCTTGATCCTGAGCTTTCAATTCGTGAAAATCTTATGGTTAGAGCAACTCTTTATAAAGATTATATGCAAGGTGAATCAGTGGCTTCCGTTGTTGATAAAATCATAAATGAGTTTCAACTTAATGATTTCGCATCTCACCGTTATGGTACTTTATCAGGCGGTCAGAAAAGACGAGCAGACATAGCACGGGCATTGGTTCATAGCCCAAACATTCTTTTTTTAGATGAGCCAACAACTGGCTTAGATCCTAATTCAAGAAAACTTGTTTGACAAATTTTAAAGAAAATACAAAAAACAAGAAAACTTACAATAATGCTAACTACTCACTATATGGAAGAAGCAGATGATTGTTCAAGGGTCATAATTTTAGAAAAAGGTCAAAAACTAGTTGAAGACACACCAGCTGCTTTAAAAGTAAAATATTCATCTTCAATACTTCGCATATATCAAATGACAGACAAACTTAAAGAATTAATCACTCAAAGTAAAAACATTAACTACGAAGTTGAAAATGGTATTTACATTATTCGTTTCGATTCAGCGGCGCAAGGACATGAATTTGTTACAAGAAATATAGCTCAACTAAAAGATTTTGAATTCAATAAAGGAACAATGGACGAGGTATTTTTAAACGTAACACAGAAAGGACACAAATAA
- a CDS encoding ABC transporter permease, with protein MYLTRRNLIIFFKDKRRIFFTFLSPLIVLLCFVLFARKIYLSQMPEYLPAKIKDQYADISMLIGLLSVTSFTNAISLSSIMVTDTERKVLNDLYISPVRAGIVRCSYLIYNIILNICITLFIFVIGICWMGINKTLVVEVKNTDFQNMFNIPEILKTLDPSKLANTLNDSSHTKTYYSFDTAKVFIVIGLIILAAFLNSSLFVFILSFLNNTSAFSAISASLSAIAGFLIGAFVPLHTFPRAVAEFSSLIPSTHISNMIRHFITQGLVFSEKNPIIQKLFSEKHAIYDFNILFGQDIKWWGSLIYTASWTLLMITLNISLSNLKRK; from the coding sequence ATGTACTTAACAAGACGTAATTTAATTATTTTTTTCAAAGATAAAAGAAGAATATTCTTCACTTTTTTGTCGCCATTAATTGTTCTTTTGTGTTTCGTTTTGTTTGCGCGAAAAATTTATTTAAGCCAAATGCCTGAGTATTTGCCTGCAAAAATAAAAGATCAATATGCCGATATATCAATGCTAATTGGTTTACTTTCAGTTACCTCATTTACTAATGCTATTAGTCTTTCATCGATTATGGTTACCGACACAGAACGTAAAGTTCTTAACGATTTGTACATTTCGCCTGTGCGAGCTGGAATTGTTAGATGTAGCTATTTAATCTATAATATAATTTTGAACATTTGCATTACTCTATTTATTTTTGTTATCGGTATATGTTGAATGGGTATTAATAAAACATTGGTAGTAGAAGTTAAAAACACTGACTTTCAAAATATGTTTAATATTCCAGAAATTTTAAAAACACTAGATCCTTCGAAGTTAGCAAACACTCTTAATGATTCAAGTCATACAAAGACTTATTATTCATTTGACACAGCTAAGGTATTTATTGTCATAGGGTTAATAATCTTGGCCGCATTTTTAAATAGTTCATTATTTGTCTTTATTTTAAGTTTTTTAAATAATACTTCTGCCTTTAGCGCTATTAGTGCTAGCTTAAGTGCAATTGCCGGCTTTTTAATTGGTGCTTTCGTCCCATTACACACTTTTCCGCGTGCAGTTGCTGAATTTAGCTCTTTAATTCCATCAACTCACATTTCCAACATGATTCGTCATTTTATTACCCAAGGACTTGTGTTTTCAGAAAAAAACCCTATTATTCAAAAATTATTCAGCGAAAAACACGCAATATATGATTTTAATATTTTATTTGGTCAAGACATTAAATGATGAGGCTCATTAATTTATACAGCATCATGAACTCTATTGATGATAACATTAAACATTTCTTTATCTAACCTAAAAAGAAAATAA
- the hpt gene encoding hypoxanthine phosphoribosyltransferase — protein MDKRFTKILYTQTEIEQRIKELSQWVNETYNNSKDLVIVGLLKGAIPFIAQLIKGVDIENELAFMIASSYHGASQSSGNVKIIMDLEVDIEGKDVLIAEDIIDSGITLDKVKNMLLQRNPKSLKIITLLDKPYNRKVNLEADKVGFVVPNEFIVGFGLDYQEKFRGIPFIGVFDPKK, from the coding sequence ATGGACAAAAGATTCACAAAAATTTTATACACTCAAACAGAAATTGAACAACGCATTAAAGAGCTTTCGCAATGAGTTAACGAAACATACAATAACTCTAAAGATTTAGTTATTGTTGGATTGTTAAAAGGAGCTATTCCCTTCATTGCTCAATTAATAAAAGGTGTTGATATTGAAAACGAACTTGCTTTTATGATTGCTTCTAGCTATCATGGTGCAAGTCAATCAAGTGGAAATGTCAAAATTATTATGGATCTTGAGGTTGATATTGAAGGAAAAGATGTTTTGATTGCAGAAGATATCATTGATTCTGGAATTACACTTGATAAAGTAAAAAATATGCTTTTACAAAGAAATCCAAAAAGTCTAAAAATAATTACTTTACTCGACAAACCATATAATCGAAAAGTTAATTTGGAAGCTGATAAAGTCGGTTTTGTAGTTCCAAACGAATTTATTGTCGGATTTGGGCTAGATTATCAAGAAAAATTTAGAGGAATACCATTCATTGGCGTATTTGATCCCAAAAAATAA
- a CDS encoding deoxynucleoside kinase, giving the protein MIIGISGMIASGKSTLAKNLAKYYNNSIYLEEFQSEDKIFNQFIEWFYKGVKNINLAFQAYILESSANTLRSALIDFSKSGKICQTNHIFLDRFNLEHYIFALISMKNKPAKFIKAFDQLFNKMIEKEQNPNLAIFIDIDFDNFKERLFKRGRESEIKNYEQNEEYFKELHALYRHLYEKLMNTYKIPYAIIDGNNKNEHQILAEAINIIEKFDFSK; this is encoded by the coding sequence ATGATAATTGGTATTAGTGGAATGATTGCGAGTGGCAAAAGCACTCTTGCAAAAAATTTAGCAAAATACTATAATAATTCAATATATTTAGAAGAATTTCAATCTGAAGATAAAATTTTTAACCAATTTATTGAATGATTTTATAAAGGTGTAAAAAATATCAATTTAGCATTTCAAGCTTATATTTTAGAATCTTCAGCAAATACTCTTAGAAGTGCTCTAATTGATTTTTCAAAAAGCGGCAAAATTTGCCAAACAAACCATATTTTTCTTGATAGATTTAACCTTGAACATTACATTTTTGCATTAATTTCAATGAAAAACAAACCAGCAAAATTTATTAAAGCTTTTGACCAATTGTTTAATAAAATGATTGAAAAAGAGCAAAATCCAAATCTAGCTATTTTTATTGATATTGACTTTGATAATTTCAAGGAACGTTTATTCAAACGCGGGCGTGAAAGTGAAATTAAAAACTATGAGCAAAATGAAGAATATTTTAAAGAATTGCATGCTCTATATAGACATCTTTACGAAAAACTTATGAATACGTACAAAATCCCATACGCAATAATTGATGGAAATAATAAAAATGAACATCAAATTTTAGCCGAAGCAATAAATATAATTGAAAAATTTGACTTTTCAAAATAA
- a CDS encoding deoxynucleoside kinase, which produces MIIGISGMIGSGKSSLTKKLLNHYKGSMILNEFEENDEEFNVFLEWLYKNEENITMSFQSYMIERHVDKFSEIKQLFIEKGKNLYNDHLFLDRFAIEHHIFASVILQDKNPHYQQAYDSMFKQMITNEETPHFAIFLDMTHETFKKRLFARGREVEVKNYEQNAEYFAKLHSVYKSKFEQLAKLYKMPFYIIDTNNLSENQVLDQAIKIIDNHIISGKG; this is translated from the coding sequence ATGATAATTGGCATAAGCGGAATGATTGGTAGCGGTAAAAGTTCACTTACTAAAAAACTTTTAAACCATTATAAAGGTTCAATGATATTGAATGAATTTGAAGAAAATGACGAAGAGTTTAATGTTTTTTTAGAATGATTATACAAAAATGAAGAAAATATAACAATGAGCTTTCAATCTTATATGATTGAGCGGCATGTTGATAAATTTTCCGAAATAAAACAATTATTTATTGAAAAAGGAAAAAATCTTTATAATGACCATCTATTTTTAGACCGTTTTGCAATTGAACACCACATATTTGCTTCCGTTATTCTTCAAGATAAAAACCCGCATTATCAACAAGCCTATGATTCAATGTTTAAGCAAATGATAACAAATGAAGAAACTCCCCATTTTGCAATTTTTTTAGATATGACTCATGAAACATTTAAAAAGAGACTTTTTGCAAGAGGTCGCGAGGTGGAAGTCAAAAACTATGAGCAAAATGCAGAATATTTTGCAAAATTGCACTCTGTATATAAATCAAAATTTGAACAATTGGCAAAATTATACAAAATGCCATTCTATATAATTGATACAAACAATTTATCTGAAAATCAAGTTTTAGATCAAGCAATCAAAATAATAGATAATCATATAATAAGTGGGAAAGGTTAA
- the greA gene encoding transcription elongation factor GreA, which yields MSKIQDKIYLAQETLDKYKAEYHELVNVKRKEVQQALKEARAQGDLSENAEYDAARDLQGVVEGRILELEAIIEKAEVISTNEARTSTKIGVGSTVKYEKIDSGEIKTVTIMGIHDSDPLNGKISNVSALALALSDGKIGQIVEVDAASKYSIKILDVEYK from the coding sequence ATGTCAAAAATTCAAGACAAAATTTATTTAGCCCAAGAAACACTAGATAAATATAAAGCCGAGTACCATGAATTAGTTAATGTAAAACGTAAAGAAGTTCAACAAGCTCTAAAAGAAGCTCGCGCACAAGGTGACTTGTCGGAAAACGCGGAATATGACGCGGCTAGAGACTTACAAGGAGTTGTTGAAGGCAGAATTCTAGAATTAGAAGCAATAATTGAAAAAGCTGAAGTAATTAGCACCAATGAAGCAAGAACTTCAACCAAAATTGGTGTAGGTTCTACTGTTAAATACGAAAAAATTGATAGTGGCGAAATTAAAACAGTGACTATAATGGGTATCCACGATAGCGACCCTTTAAATGGCAAAATCTCTAATGTTTCTGCATTGGCTTTAGCACTTAGCGATGGCAAAATTGGCCAGATTGTTGAAGTTGATGCTGCAAGTAAATACTCAATCAAAATTCTTGATGTTGAATATAAATAA
- a CDS encoding BC85_0335 family putative methyltransferase, with protein sequence MPQWLKIALWVSVGVVGFLGISAFIISLVKVKKIKDKYINDKDALAKKQLIELRGENWGKLPYELKEFYNSKTNDNDIDSWINTVFLNDYKTLLIASKNLDYELVCLNLLSPSKITINKNNFDENKYAQACKINTELSNKKISVLSQNEIKDSKFDLIYATNIIENNTDIFANYFNLLNNNGMLVIRQDDTNKAKLRDLISDLKFAQVTYEVSSVASKFIYIVKNANIS encoded by the coding sequence ATGCCACAATGATTAAAAATTGCATTATGAGTTTCAGTAGGTGTTGTAGGTTTTTTAGGCATCTCAGCATTTATTATTTCTTTGGTTAAAGTGAAAAAAATTAAAGATAAATATATTAATGATAAAGATGCGCTAGCTAAGAAACAATTAATAGAACTTCGGGGTGAAAATTGAGGCAAATTACCATATGAGTTAAAAGAATTTTATAATTCAAAAACTAACGATAATGATATTGACAGTTGAATAAATACAGTATTTTTAAACGATTATAAAACACTTTTAATTGCAAGTAAAAACTTAGACTATGAGCTTGTTTGTTTGAATTTACTTTCGCCATCTAAAATTACAATAAATAAAAATAATTTTGATGAAAACAAATATGCTCAAGCATGCAAAATAAACACTGAATTAAGCAACAAAAAAATCAGCGTTTTATCCCAAAACGAAATTAAAGATTCTAAATTTGATTTAATTTATGCAACAAATATCATTGAAAATAACACTGATATTTTTGCAAACTACTTTAATTTATTGAATAATAATGGTATGTTGGTTATCCGCCAAGATGACACAAATAAAGCTAAATTACGCGATTTAATTTCAGATTTAAAATTTGCGCAAGTAACATATGAAGTTTCAAGTGTTGCAAGTAAATTTATTTACATTGTAAAAAATGCAAATATTTCTTAA
- the ruvX gene encoding Holliday junction resolvase RuvX, with amino-acid sequence MRKLSLDLGTKTCGFAITDSMQIIASALETIRFEENDFDKVIDHIKKYLAKYNDIDGFIIGIPLRSNGQKSERTILIENFAIKINDIFDQNVYLVNEYGTTIKAEKTLKSAKLNHKKVREIKDSLSAVIILQEFLQYGGKLVK; translated from the coding sequence GTGCGTAAACTTTCATTGGATTTAGGAACCAAAACTTGTGGTTTTGCAATCACTGATTCAATGCAAATTATTGCTAGTGCCCTTGAAACTATTCGTTTCGAAGAAAACGATTTTGACAAAGTAATAGACCATATAAAAAAATATTTAGCTAAATATAATGACATTGATGGCTTTATCATCGGAATACCACTAAGAAGCAATGGTCAAAAAAGCGAAAGAACAATTTTAATTGAAAATTTTGCAATAAAAATCAATGATATTTTTGACCAAAACGTTTATTTAGTGAATGAATATGGAACAACAATAAAAGCCGAAAAAACTCTTAAGTCGGCTAAGCTAAATCACAAAAAAGTGCGCGAAATAAAAGACTCTTTATCTGCAGTTATTATTTTGCAAGAGTTTTTACAATATGGCGGAAAGTTGGTTAAATAA